One part of the Streptococcus sp. oral taxon 431 genome encodes these proteins:
- the ntdP gene encoding nucleoside tri-diphosphate phosphatase codes for MKLPKEGDFITIQSYKHDGSLHRTWRDTMVLKTTENAIIGVNDHTLVTESDGRRWVTREPAIVYFHKKYWFNIIAMIRENGISYYCNMASPYYLDEEALKYIDYDLDVKVFTDGEKRLLDVEEYERHKRKMKYSSDLDYILKEHVKILVDWINNERGPFSEAYVNIWYKRYVELKNR; via the coding sequence ATGAAACTTCCAAAAGAAGGCGACTTTATTACAATTCAAAGTTATAAGCATGATGGAAGTCTCCACCGTACTTGGCGGGACACCATGGTACTAAAAACAACAGAGAACGCTATTATCGGCGTCAACGACCACACACTTGTTACCGAAAGTGACGGTCGTCGTTGGGTAACTCGAGAACCGGCTATTGTTTACTTTCACAAGAAATATTGGTTTAATATTATCGCTATGATTCGTGAAAATGGTATCTCCTACTACTGCAATATGGCTAGTCCTTACTATCTGGATGAAGAAGCTTTAAAATACATTGACTATGATTTGGATGTTAAAGTTTTTACAGATGGTGAGAAACGCCTCTTGGACGTTGAGGAGTATGAACGACACAAGCGAAAAATGAAGTATTCTTCTGATCTAGACTATATTCTGAAAGAGCATGTTAAGATTCTTGTTGATTGGATTAACAATGAGCGAGGTCCTTTCTCAGAAGCCTATGTCAACATTTGGTACAAACGCTACGTAGAACTAAAGAATCGGTAA